In one Arachis duranensis cultivar V14167 chromosome 9, aradu.V14167.gnm2.J7QH, whole genome shotgun sequence genomic region, the following are encoded:
- the LOC107465470 gene encoding GDSL esterase/lipase At1g54790: MASKNYNVVAFKVVIHCIFFVVANSSDLSYPAVFNFGDSNSDTGDLAAGLGFQLIQPYGQSYFNASSTGRFCNGRLIVDFLMDAMHMPFLNAYMDSIGLPNFQKGCNFAAAGSTILAATAASLCPFSFGIQVSQFIRFKARVLELLAAGQKYKKYVPAEDYFNKGMYMFDIGQNDLAGAFYSKTLDQVLASIPNILLEFETGIKKLYDQGARNFWIHNTGPLGCLAQNIAKFGADSSKLDEQGCVSSHNQAAKTFNLQLQALCTKLHGQYPDANVTYVDIFTIKSNLISNYSNYGFQQPIMVCCGYGGPPLNYDERVTCGSTKNLNGTIVTAKSCNDSSVYVSWDGTHYTEAANQYVASQILTGKYSYPSFSGKMLIPSLAQVTTTESQSM, from the exons ATGGCTTCTAAGAATTATAATGTTGTTGCTTTTAAAGTTGTCATACAttgcattttttttgttgtggcAAATTCCTCTGACTTGAGTTATCCAGCTGTTTTCAACTTCGGTGACTCGAATTCCGACACAGGTGATCTTGCTGCAGGGTTGGGGTTTCAACTTATCCAACCTTATGGACAGAGTTACTTCAATGCTTCTTCAACCGGGAGGTTCTGCAATGGTCGTCTCATTGTTGACTTTCTAA TGGATGCAATGCACATGCCATTCTTGAATGCCTACATGGACTCAATTGGTTTGCCAAACTTCCAGAAAGGTTGCAACTTTGCAGCAGCAGGTTCAACCATACTTGCAGCCACTGCAGCATCTTTATGTCCATTCTCCTTCGGGATTCAAGTATCTCAGTTTATTCGGTTCAAAGCTCGGGTTCTTGAATTGCTTGCAGCAG GtcagaaatacaaaaaatatgtcCCGGCTGAAGATTATTTCAACAAGGGGATGTATATGTTCGACATAGGCCAGAACGATCTTGCTGGTGCATTTTATTCGAAAACACTGGACCAAGTTCTTGCCTCAATTCCAAATATTCTATTGGAATTTGAAACTGGAATCAAG AAACTATATGACCAAGGGGCTAGGAATTTCTGGATACATAACACTGGTCCTCTTGGATGCTTGGCTCAAAATATTGCCAAATTTGGCGCTGATTCGTCCAAGCTTGATGAACAAGGATGCGTTAGTTCGCACAACCAAGCGGCTAAAACCTTTAATCTACAGCTTCAAGCTTTATGCACTAAATTGCATGGCCAATATCCAGATGCAAATGTTACATATGTTGATATCTTTACCATTAAATCAAATCTCATTTCAAACTACTCCAATTATG GGTTTCAACAGCCTATTATGGTTTGTTGCGGATATGGAGGTCCGCCATTGAACTACGACGAACGAGTGACTTGTGGGTCGACAAAGAACTTGAATGGGACCATTGTCACAGCAAAGAGCTGCAATGATAGCAGTGTGTATGTGAGTTGGGACGGGACACATTACACTGAGGCTGCAAATCAATATGTTGCATCACAAATTCTCACTGGAAAATACTCCTACCCTTCTTTCTCTGGCAAAATGTTAATTCCTTCTCTTGCTCAAGTCACAACCACTGAATCCCAATCCATGTAG